A window of Salmo trutta chromosome 5, fSalTru1.1, whole genome shotgun sequence contains these coding sequences:
- the LOC115194911 gene encoding endonuclease domain-containing 1 protein-like isoform X2 gives MMGVLNHLSTLLLLSLLPPALSHVVEKFSDVPDCEKFFMNGTTPNLPGILVNGTVQNQNRYKLICQLFKYIYRFATLYDTTNRIPVFSAYTFTGYTKGRPKDPWMIEPQLEDIKNQPDMNVYNKAATHQAADADYKYNNMSMDRGHLFPCSYAPDDAAKRSTFTLTNIVPQERSFNGGSWNDMECRVRKSLVLNCKKNNNKIEANVVTGAVPSFNNTLKERVNIPSHLWTAFCCETSKKDKWIAGAYWGENKKELNKLVLDPITLAKLYEKLKEHYHDGVVKVFPDV, from the exons ATGATGGGGGTATTGAatcatctctctactctcctccttctctctctccttcctcctgctctctctcatgTAGTGGAGAAGTTCAGTGATGTTCCAGACTGTGAGAAGTTCTTCATGAATGGAACAACTCCAAATCTCCCAGGTATTTTGGTTAATGGGACAGTCCAGAACCAGAACCGCTACAAGCTGATTTGCCAGTTGtttaaatacatctacaggttTGCAACTCTCTACGACACGACCAACAGGATCCCTGTGTTCTCAGCCTACACCTTCACTGGTTATACAAAGGGTAGACCAAAAGATCCCTGGATGATAGAGCCCCAG CTTGAAGATATAAAAAACCAACCTGACATGAATGTGTATAATAAAGCTGCCACACACCAGGCTGCGGACGCAGACTACAAATATAACAACATGAGTATGGACAGAGGTCACCTGTTCCCATGTTCGTACGCACCTGATGATGCTGCCAAGAGGTCCACTTTCACCCTGACCAACATCGTTCCCCAGGAAAGATCCTTCAACGGGGGCAGCTGGAATGATATGGAGTGCAGAGTCAGAAAATCTCTTGTGCTTAACTgtaagaagaacaacaacaagatAGAAGCCAATGTGGTGACTGGAGCAGTTCCCAGCTTCAACAACACACTGAAGGAACGAGTCAACATCCCATCTCACCTGTGGACAGCCTTCTGCTGTGAAACCAGTAAGAAGGACAAGTGGATAGCCGGAGCATACTGGGGGGAGAACAAAAAGGAACTGAACAAATTAGTATTGGACCCCATTACCTTGGCAAAGCTGTATGAGAAGTTGAAGGAGCATTACCATGATGGTGTTGTCAAGGTGTTCCCAGATGTCTAG